The sequence tgacgTTTAAGTGAAAAAAAGTGAACATGGCAAAAGTGTGCAATGTGCCGCTCAAGGAAGTGCAGCAGCAAGATAAGCAGCACTGCCACACTCAATAGGAAACAACATCATAGGAGCCTGAAAACGGTGTTACCGCTTCTCGTGTTAATGCGCCCTAAGAATAATACAAGTGCCAGAAAAATGACCCAAAACCCATTACTCCAACCTACTGGACTAATAACAAGGAACAGTGTTAGACCCAACATTTACCTCCAGAACACAGAGATGTTTACAATTCACAAAATTCGAGTCCAGGTCAAATCACGAGTCAAtgtaatctacacaaaacatttattggaaatgtagcgtagaaataaagaaataatctgtaaattcagataaaaaacaacaacagattagcgagtgtatttagtcgttttacttcgtgtctttactttcctcctcattgtgtaaatgaatgtaatttctgtaacaagaaggttccagttaaaagcttcacctgatacgttttgttttcattacagaacaaaagcgctcgataaatcacggcacagcggccaaaatcccaaacacagcaaaaaaaatcataaccgcagcttctgttcttccagatgctattacatttataagcgtgtgtcccattaggaatagaatctgttattttgtaaatatgcttataattaaaaacctccaaacttttcccggtcgtgaagtaaaacaggaagtcgttagaaagcgatcgagcgtttcattaccgcgtcatctgtgtgacgcaaactgaataaatgcaagtaacagcatttcttactaacaattacaatcagacgctctgattggttcagaaagcgtctttcaaccattagcaccaattctgtaggagagtTCCATTCACCCCAAGTGCACCatatagggtattccaccattttaagtgagattccaatccaaaggtaacgaacatgtttaaatgaagtgaactgtgtagggagtagggagcgacgcttcatcactatgccggaagctggcgGTAatatttacccattgcgtgtgttgtgggttaagacggccggagcgttattattattagagagcagaatatttataataactatatatatatatactgtatatatacactatattgtcaaaagtattcgctcgtctgcctttacacgcatatgaacttgagtgactcccattcttaagccatagggtttaatatgatgtcggcaccctttgcagctataacagcttcaactcttctggataggctttctacaaggtttaggagtgtgtttatgggaatttctgaccattcttccagaagcgcatttgtgaggtcagacactgatgctggaagagaaggcccggctcacagtctccgctctaattcatcccaaaggtgttctatcgggttgaggtcaggccagtcaagttgttccacaccaaactggctcatccacgtctttatggaccttgtgctttgtgcactggtgcgcagtcatgttggaacagaaaggggccatccccaaactgttcccacaaagttgggagcatgaaatcgtccaaaatctcttggtatgctgaagcattaagagttcctttcactggaactaaggggccgagcccgactcctgagaaacacccccacaccataatcccccctccaccacactttacactcggcacaatgcggtcagacgagtaccgttctcctggcaaccgccaaacccagactcatccatcggatcgccagacggagaagcgtgattcatcactctagagaacacgtctccaccgctctagagtccagtagcggcgtgctttacaccactgcatccgacgttCGCATTGCGCttagtgatgtaaggcttggatgcagctgctcggccatggaaacccattccatgaagttCTACACaatgttcttgagctaatctgaaggccacatgaagtttggaggtctgtagtgatcgactctgcagaaagtcggtgacctctgcgcaatacgctgacccgctctgttattttacgtggcctctatcactttgtggctgagttgctgtcattcccaatcacttccactttgttataatagcactgacagtcaactgtggaatatttggtagtgaggaaatttcacgactggacttgttgcacaggtggcatcatggtaccacgctggaattcactgaggtcctgagagcgacccattctttcactaatgtgtgtagaagcagtctgcatgtctaggtgcttggttttatacatctgtggccatggaagtgattggaacacctgaattcaatgatttggatgggtgagtgaatacttttggcaatatagtgtatcaggGGGAAAAATGTTCGGCCACCGCTGTAAATTGGACTTGCATGGCTACAAAGCTCGTTTCCAAGTTTTATGGCCTCTGACATATAATTAAAGAAACATCCAGTGATGAAACACGGCGGGAGGCCGATCTGTCCGCCGGACACAAATTAAGCCCGTGTGCACTTGTCATAAATCTGTTAATGGGAGAAAATGAGCGTGAGATAAGAGAGTGAgaagattttttttctattcatcCTTGGATCATCTCCATACTCTCATCGCCCGTCCTCTCTCACAGCTAATTCGCCAGCTTTCTCCCCGGGTGAGCGCGGCTCTGATGTGTGGCGCACTCAGAAAGGGCTAATTGGGTCTTAAAAAGCCGACTTGTCCCCCTGGTATGAGGGATTGATCTCAATTATGGGGAGATTTATCGGGGGCCTGTTACCTTATAATGGATTACAGCGCACAAACTTAATGCTACTGGCCGTAAATCACGCCGCGTCCCGGCCGGCACTGGAAATATCCAGGGGCTTTAAGGGACGTCGTTTTAGCTCCTGAGGTCAACTCATTTCACAGTGGAATATGAGAATGAAAAGATTACATTCCAGGGAATTCATTAAGAGTGACTGATGGTCCCAAACTGCTGTTTTACTGGACTATCTATATCTGACCTCTATACAGAGTTGTAATTGCACATCTCAACGCTCAACGTTCTTGGTTCATTTTAAGGTCGTAAAAGGCGTTTCTGAAAGAGGGATTTTTACAGATTTGTCGTGTCAGACTCAAATGTGCTGCTATGTATTTATAGTGCCCTGGAACAGCTTACAAATTTACTAACATTTAGGAATGAGAGATGATGATACTTGTCACCCTACTAGTCATTTAATTCTCTAAGTTTGTTCATGGTCACCGTCTGTCTGAGTTGTGGAACAGCCATTTCTACTCTCAAATGCACtcaacatatacaccgatcagccataaaattaaaaccacctagtTTTACAGATACAGGAAGTGCTGAGCTATAATTAGATTATAATTGAGCTGCGGGTAAATCAGGAAAGGTGTCCAAGAACTGGGAGTGACTTTCTGATGTCACACAGGTGAAGGAAAGGTACTTTTGGAGCTTCTGATGATCAGAATCCAGATTCTGTCAGCACAACGTCATCTCCAGTCTGAAGCTTCTACTTTTTACAACCACTGaaggtaaataaaaacagaataatatAGAAGTGAAATATAGAAGTGAGAGGAGAGCAGGAATTAAAATAGAAATCACTTTTACATTTTAGATCTAGTTGTTTTGTAGTGAActgtatgaagtgtgtgtgtttcttatattaaagacattttatatttaacatAGCGTATCTTTTCAATGTTTATTTCACATTGGAGTGTAAATTATTTTACAGGAGTGGCAGGTCTCCCCACTTAGGGAGCATTTTCTCAGAAACAACCAGGTTTAGGAGGAGCTGATTGTTGTTTATTACCCTGTTTAAACTTTAAAACAACAtttgtaaaatattattaagaATAAGCActcactatatggacaaaagtattgggacaccactttaAATTTTTGAGTTCATGCGTTTCagacacaacagttgctaacaggtgtattaaatctgtttatataaaggaaatgatatgcttcaaactttgcagcaacagtttagggaaggccatttcctgttccGGCATGACTAAGTTGAGCCCTGACCTttcagctttggaatgaaccagaacatcaactgaggctttcttgacccagctatacaaatgctctCATATTTTGAACGAATGTGCAcagatttccacagacatatttcaaaATTTTCTAAGGAGCCTTCGCAAAACAGCGGTTGTTCTacctaaaaagatcacacagaggtcggtCAGTTTTAATACCCTTTGTTTTTGAAATCGGgcttccaacaagctcatggtttaattatttgttttgtacaacATCAGACTGACTCTATCATTAAAGTACTAATGGGGTGTGGTTTTCAtgagcatgttttttttttatgtgtttttgtgttaaGGTGCTAATAATAAGCTTTAATACTTGGGTGAGGCTTGAGTTAGTTGGGTTGGACTTCTAAATAACCTTCATATTCATTCAACTTCCTTCTTTTAGTGGTTGACAACTACTGCTAGTTTGCACCCAATAAAAAATCACATGGAGCAGGGTTCTACATGCCAAGGTTGGAAAGAAAACCCAGAATAGTCACTTCATGCTAAGTGATTTTATCTGggtgttaaaatgtatttaaaaatgaataaataaataaataaaattaaaaaaaataatatttacaaatataaatatacagtgtatcacaaaagtgagtacacccctcacatttctgcagatatttaagtatatcttttcatgggacaacactgacaaaatgacactttgacacaatgaaaagtagtctgtgtgcagcttatataacagtgtaaatttattcttccctcaaaataactcaatatacagccattaatgtctaaaccaccggcaacaaaagtgagtacaccccttagtgaaagttcctgaagtgtcaatattttgtgtggccaccattatttcccagaactgccttaactctcctgggcatggagtttaccagagcttcacaggttgccactggaatgcttttccactcctccactccaccttccgcttgaggatgccccaaagatgttctattgggtttaggtctggagacatgcttggccagtccatcacctttaccctcagcctcttcaataaagcagtggtcgtcttagaggtgtgtttggggtcattatcatgctggaacactgccctgtgacccagtttccggagggaggggatcatgctctgcttcagtatttcacagtacatattggagttcatgtgtccctcaatgaaatgtaactccccaacacctgctgcactcatgcagccccagaccatggcattcccaccaccatgcttaactgtaggcatgacacacttatctttgtactcctcccctgattgctgccacacatgcttgagaccatctgaaccaaacaaattaatcttggtctcatcagaccataggacatggttccagtaatccatgtcctttgttgacatgtcttcagcaaactgtttgcgggctttcttgtgtagagacttcagaagaggcttccttctggggtgacagccatgcagaccaatttgatgtagtgtgcggcgtatggtctgagcactgacaggctgaccccccaccttttcaatctctgcagcaatgctgacagcactcctgcacctatctttcaaagacagcagttggatgtgacgctgagcacgtgcactcagcttctttggacgaccaacgcgaggtctgttctgagtggaccctgctcttttaaaacgctggatgatcttggccactgtgctgcagctcagtttcagggtgttggcagtcttcttgtagccttggccatcttcatgtagcgcaacaattcgtcttttaagatcctcagagagttctttgccatgaggtgccatgttggaactttcagtgaccagtatgagacagtgtgagagctgtactactaaattgaacacacctgctccctatgcacacctgagacctagtaacactaacgagtcacatgacattttggagggaaaatgacaagcagtgctcaatttggacatttaggggtgtagtctcttaggggtgtactcacttttgttgccggtggtttagacattaatggctgtatattgagttattttgagggaagaataaatttacactgttatataagctgcacacagactacttttcattgtgtcaaagtgtcattttgtcagtgttgtcccatgaaaagatatacttaaatatctgcagaaatgtgaggggtgtactcacttttgtgatacactgtatatacagtatatatactgtatatgcacagtatatatacctgtatatatatatatacacgtatatagGCTTGTTGgaacatattatttaaaaaacaaatggaattaaaatagagtgacctctatgtgatcttttcagctagtaCAACTTGATTATGTtgcggttcattccagagctgttaattgaggctgaggtcaggactggtcagctgctggagtttttttttaattgagcttttcttcatgtctttgtggagctttgctttgtgcacagggacacagtcatgctggaacaggaaagtatGTTGCTAAaaggttggaagcatataattactaagcatattattattacacctgttagcaattgttgtggctgaaacttttgtccatgtacATATATTTACTTTTGACTTATGTAACCTGTGTAGTGGAAATTTGGGTCAGAAAACAAGCTGAGACTTAAAGATTCTGTTGCAGTTTATTGAAGCACAATTGTAGATTCCAATATACAGCACAAAGGCATAGTGCggtaaatggatgaataaacaGTTTCGCATAAATATTTTATACCAATGTTCTCCTACTAGTTGTTAATCCCCTTTCCAAGGGCAGGATATCCTAAATCAGGATGTTAAAGCCAAATTAACCAGCTATCTCACCTGGCTTTGTGATTATATGTTCTTCTCCGTATGATGTTTTTTCTCCACATTCTGCAAGAAAGGAAAACGTACTAAATATGTATATGAAAAGCTCACCACATGTATTAACTATCACACCCAACACACTGGTACTCCTTTACAACTGAATTGAGCCTCCTGTAATCTGTAACGCTTGTGGCAGAGCTTTAACATCTGTGATTTTACTTGACCCTTATCAGTTTTATGTCTTTATGTTCTCTTTTGTCAGTCATGGCAGCCTGCAGCAGTTTGTTGTCGGAAGAGGAGCTCCAGTGCTCCatctgtctggatgtgtttACCAATCCAACATCTACTCCATGTGGCCACAACTTCTGCATGATCTGTATAAAAAAATACTGGGATAGCAGTACTCGCTACGAGTGTCCAGTTTGTAAAACAGATCTACCCCAGAAATTTGATCTTCgtgtaaatacttttatttCTGGGTTGGCTGCTGAGTTTAAGAAATCAGTTCAGGTGAAATCCAGCAGCTCTGCAGTGGAACCGTCTTCCTCCCAGTCTGAAAAGGTGATGTGTGACACCTGCACTGAGGAGAAGCTGGAGGCTGTAAAGTCCTGTCTGGATTGTGGAGTTTCTTACTGTAACTCTCATCTGATGCctcacaaaactgcagctaaactCAAGAAACACAAACTGATCGATCCTGTAGAGAACCTGGAGGATTACATCTGCCAGAAACATCAGAAACCTCTGGAGATGTTCTGTAGAAACGACCAGacatgtgtgtgtcagttttgcACTGAGTCCGACCACAAGTACCACATTGTTGTTCCTGCAGAGGAGGAGAGTCATAAAAAGAAGGTAAGAGGCGTTTAGGGTGTTTTCACTAGTGTCTTGAGTACTTAAGTCTATCCAGGTCATTAACATGGTTTTGTTTTCATACAGACATAAATTCTGACCAGTGCAATAACTTTCCAAAATGGAGGTTCTGGTTACATcgttttatttgtgttattgatCTGATTACAATGAGAAATGGTTTAAGTAAAGAATAACTTGCATACTAAAGGAAAGAAAGCATGTGGACCAAGGGTAAATCATACAGACTGTGACCTGAGGCCAAGTTTAAACTTATTTCTGCAGGACTGTGGgggatttttttcatttcaccTGCACACCATTTCACCTGCACACCATTTCACCTGACCATTGTGAAACTTTACAGTAAAGTTCAACCAATTACATTACAAGGTGGCACTGCTGGTAAAATGGAAACCACACAGCATCATGGGTTTAGATGTCACCTCTGGGTAAGGTGTGCAAAAAGTATTGCCTATTTTCCTAGTATTCACACGGAGTAATCTAGCATGTTAGAACAAATGTGCATAATGTACACAGTCtggtgtaagtgagtgagtaaaatcAGTCCGTGTTGGTGCCTTGTGATGCCTTGTGGTATTGgagactggcaccctgttcaggttTTTTTCCCTTACTCAATGTTTTCAGGAAGAGCCAGTCCCACtcttattataatataaattgataaataaacaaatggataAATTAAATTATCCAAAGCCCTAAATTAATGTTTTCCAAAGGCCCAGACATCCTGAGCCCTCCCAGTTCTCAGAAAAgcaccatttttttttaaataaataggctCAACTGGGTGAGACAATAGCAGAACTTCAACAGATGATTCAGGACCGACTGCAAAAGATTAAGGAACTCGAACAGTCTGTAGAGCTGAACAAGGTTAGTCACATCTTTTACAATGACTAACAAAGAACTGTTAAACAGCAGATTCTTCATCTAATCCCAATGAATGAATTGTCACTAAATTCAAATATATTGTTagaaaaacacagagaaggAGAAAGCCGACAGTATGAAGGTGTTCAGATCTCTGATGAGCTGCATTGAGAGAAACCAGGCTGAGCTGATTAAAGTGATGGAAGAGAAGCAGAGAGCAGCAGAGCGACAGGCTGAAGAGTTCATTAAAGATCTGAAGCAAGAAATCACTGAGCTAAAGAGGAGAAACACTGAGCTGCAGCAGATCAACACTGATGATCATATCCACTTTCTACAGGTCAGAGTTAATAATATgtgaaatttatatatatatatgtaaaaaacaaatacaagcATCCACATGAAAGTTAAAGTTGGTACAAAAGGAATTACTAAATATACAACCCAATACTATTTAATAAACAGTACAAattcaaaatatatatttcaacGTATCAACTGTATTGATtgttatataaatacaatatataacaACTAAATTAGCTGCAACATTTTtcaaaaatagttgggacaagGTATGTTTCCCCTATGTTACATTATCTTTCTTTTAAACAAAGtagaagctcagtggttaatatGACTAGTAAACATAAGGCTGcctgttcaagcctcaccaccaacACTATtttgcccctgagcaaggtctttaaccctcaattgctcaaattgtattgagtgataactgtaagtcactttggataaaatgtagTTCCTTGTCttgacccaactttttttgaaacgtgttgcaggcataatTATAAATTAGTGCTCAAATATGGAATACATACCTTTTacttacaccaaccaggcataatcttatgagcactgacaggtgaagtgaataacactgattatctcttcatcacggcacctgttagtggggggatatattaggcagcaagtgaacattttatcctcaaagttgatgttaaaagcaggaaaaatggccgagcgtaaggatttgagtgagtttgataagggccaaattgtgatggctagaagactgggtcagagcatctccaaaacttttTCTTActcaaccctccttattttatctgggcttcatagatagaacgcctttatttgtcatatatacacatacagatgtAGAGTActacgaaattctttcttcacattttCCAGCTTGCTTAAAAGCTGGGATCATGGCACCCCTGgaacagagagggttaagggccttgctcaagggcccaacagtggctttcAATTTATAGCCCAaacctctacccactaggctaccactaccCAATGGTAGATACAGACTTTGAGAGTTCACTGACTGGTGCACCATAAAATGGCTAGACTGTTTAGGCCACCCTCTCAGACATTACCCAATCATGCCATGCAGACACCCTatcagctgatagcactgctaggatttgaaccctggaacTCTGGCACTCAGTGGTAGTGGGGTAGTATACCGCTGTGTCACTGGGTGCCCAGAGACCTCAAATCAATACCCAGACAAAATGCCTTTCTGTTTTGAAATCGAATGTCTATTGAAATCTAAAGCTCATGGACCAACCAAATACTCTGAACAATGACTAAGGTAATAAGGAGACACTTCCAGGATTGTCAGGCTGTGGCTggttatattttgtatattgttATATAAGAAAATACAGGAGTGTACAGTAAAGCCGTACGTATGTGGAAAAACTGTGAGACTCATGATGACTGTTTAAAGCTTGActcataatgaatgaatgaatgatttctcCCCTCTTTTGCCGTACTGTAGGTGTACCCATTCCTGCATAGCGCTTCATCCACCAAGGACTGGAATGAAATCAGGCTTGAAAGTCGTGTAAGTGTTAAGACTCTGAGAGAAGCTCTGTCTAAGCTTCAAGAATCTCTCAGTAAGGAAATTGAGAAGCTTCCTGAGATTGGTATGTATTTGAAAATGTTTTGTTCAATATGAGTTTTTGGTAATGTTAATTAGAGccttagtttttttattttatttaaagctacAGTTAAAGTCAAGAGTTTCCATACAATTATAACCGTCAGAGTTCTACAAcagttctgtttttttctgactgaatgaatgattccTTTGACTCATTTGGTGTGGCCACAGTAGGTCATTTATCTGATCATTGatttttgatttggcacagtttttacacctgaTGTGTTTCATTCCgtaaccctcctatttattcGTAATTGGGACCAACACTGAGTGTTCACTGTTGTGTCCCACCAACGGCTAGGTTTATATACCACAATGCACCTTTGGTATTTGTGAACCCAGCTCGGGATTCAAACCCCAGGAATTCCTGTTGCCAGCACTAAGGGTTCTTACCATTATGCCAAACAAACTTActaaaaaccaaacaaaacatacatttaaaaaatgtttacaaattcaatgtattttataaataatcgATAggttaaaatatacatacagtagcTTAGATGTTTGCTGGTGTAGAAAattctataatgtcatttaactccTTGTTTCTTACTAGTCTTAAATCCAACTAATCATCTGAAAATCTTTCTTTGTTTtctaaacagaaatgaacatAGTTCAAGAATATGCAGGTATGTTGAGTTTTGTTCATATAAATAAACCTAcaatattattacaatatttttcaCTGTTCTCtgtttaaatagtttaaattgTGTCTCTTTCTCTCAGTGGACGTGACTATGGATCATGATACAGCAAATCCTaaattcatcctgtctgatgaTGGAAAACAAGTGATATATGGAGACAAACAGAATAAACTGTTAGAGAACCTGACAAAGTTTAAACGTAGTGCCTATGTGCTGGGAAAGCAGGGATTCTCCTCAGGGAGATTTTACTATGAGGTGCAGATTAAAGGAAAGTCTGATTGGCATTTAGGAGTGGCCAAAGAGTCCATTTACAGGAAGGGGGAGGTCACAATTAACCCCAAGGATGGATTCTGGATTGGGTGGCTTAGAAATAAGACTGACTCTAAGGCTGGTGAAGCTCCCTCTGTCCACCTCACGCTGAAACAGGCTCCTCAGAAGGTAGGGGTGTTTGTGGATTATGAAGAGGGTTTGGTCTCCTTCTATGATGTAGATGCCAGGTCTTGTATTTATTCCTTCACTGGTCAGTCTTTTACTGAGAAACTCTATCCAATATTCAGTCTGTGTCTCAACCAAGGTGGGAAAAATTCAGCACCACTGATCATCACACCTGTTGGACAGTCTTAATGAGATGAGTTTGATGGGTATTATCTAGGGCAGATAAAAgttgtttatttgttatatatacgtCTACACCTGTACAGTACAAGAACATTCTATTTCTCTgtataccagcttgtttggagacTGGTGTCAGACATTTTTTGGCGCTACTGAAGCCGAGAGTGTTAAtaactttgctcaagggcccaaaagtggctgcatggcagagccagggtTGGAACCCACAACTCTTCCCACTTGGCTACCACTGTCATTCAAATTGTCACTTTAATAATGTTGGAGAACTGAGTAAATTCTCCTAATATTCagttattttggtttatttgatgGAATACCCTGAAACAGAAATGACCTTAAACAAATTCTGCTTAGTCAAACATTATATCAACATTTGCTTACTGTCCATGGTGCAACTTTTAGCTGTGGAAAACCAAATGAAATTGTTTTAACAGACAGCATtgattaaataatgttttatttgttgGTTCTCAGTAGATTTG is a genomic window of Trichomycterus rosablanca isolate fTriRos1 chromosome 4, fTriRos1.hap1, whole genome shotgun sequence containing:
- the LOC134311998 gene encoding E3 ubiquitin-protein ligase TRIM21-like, which encodes MAACSSLLSEEELQCSICLDVFTNPTSTPCGHNFCMICIKKYWDSSTRYECPVCKTDLPQKFDLRVNTFISGLAAEFKKSVQVKSSSSAVEPSSSQSEKVMCDTCTEEKLEAVKSCLDCGVSYCNSHLMPHKTAAKLKKHKLIDPVENLEDYICQKHQKPLEMFCRNDQTCVCQFCTESDHKYHIVVPAEEESHKKKAQLGETIAELQQMIQDRLQKIKELEQSVELNKKNTEKEKADSMKVFRSLMSCIERNQAELIKVMEEKQRAAERQAEEFIKDLKQEITELKRRNTELQQINTDDHIHFLQVYPFLHSASSTKDWNEIRLESRVSVKTLREALSKLQESLSKEIEKLPEIDLKRIQQYAVDVTLDPDTANSKLILSDDEKQVTHGDKRQNLPDSQERFISCPCVLGKQGFSSGRFYYEVQVCGKTDWALGVAKESINRTGKVIFSPRFGYWIVWLRNKTEYDACNSPPVPLSLKQAPQKVGVFVDYEEGLVLFYDVDARSHIYSFTDQSFKGGLYPYFCPSVNYRGTNSAPLIITPVDHEDSFLSEVIMSR